Sequence from the Microbacterium dextranolyticum genome:
GCGCATCCGCTTCACCAGCCCGCATCCGGCCGCCTTCACCGACGACGTCATCGACGCGATGGCCGACACTGCGCAGGTCATGCCGCAGTTGCACATGCCACTGCAGTCGGGTTCGGACCGCATCCTCAAGGCGATGCGGCGCTCATATCGCGGCGACAGGTTCCTGGGCATCCTCGACCGGGTCCGCGATCGCATCCCGCACGCCGCGATCTCCACCGACATCATCGTCGGCTTCCCCGGTGAGACCGACGCCGACTTCGACGACACGATGCGCGTCGTGGAACAGGCCCGCTTCGCGAGCGCGTTCACCTTCCAGTACTCCATCCGCGAGGGCACACCTGCCTCGACCATGCCCGATCAGGTTCCCAAGGACGTCGTCCAGGAGCGTTACGAGCGCCTCGTCGCCCTCCAGGACCGCATCAGCCTGGAGGAGAACCAGAAGCTGGTCGGACGCGAGTTGCAGGTGCTCGTCTCGACCGGCGAGGGCAAGAAGGATGCCGAGACGCACCGCCTCACCGGGCGCGCCGAAGACAACCGCCTGGTTCATTTCGAACTGCCCGCCGGCTCCGAGATGCCGCGCCCCGGCGACGTCGTGACGGTCTCCGTCACGCACGCTGCGCCTTTCCACCTGCTCGCCGACAGCGTCGACGGCGCTGCGCTGCGAGTGCGCCGCACGCGCGCCGGTGACGCGTGGGATCGCACGCAGGCCGAGTCGTGCGGCGTGCCGTCCGTACCCCCCGCCGACGGCGCGGCCCGCAGCGTCGGCCTCGGCATCCCCACCCTGCGTCTGAACGCCTGAGCGCGCCGCGCGCTCCCGTCTCTCCGGCCCGCTCCGTATGGCACCGTCGCAGGTCCGCGATCCGCGGCGGCCCGGCTCGGGACGCCTCTGGGCGGTCGTCGGCGCCACCGGCACCGGCAAGACCGATCTTTCCTTGCGCCTCGCCGAGGCGGTGATCTCCCGTGGGCGCGGCGCCGAGATCGTCAACGCCGATGCCATGCAGCTGTACCGGGGCATGGACATCGGCACGGCGAAGCTCCCCGAGGCCGAGCGCCGCGGCATCCCGCACCATCTCTTCGACGTCCTCGAGGTGACGGATGAGGCCGCCGTCGCGGCATACCAGGACGCCGCCCGTGCGGCGATCACGGATGTCTTCGACCGCGGCGCGGACGCCATCGTGGTCGGGGGGTCGGGGCTGTACGTATCGAGCATCGTCCACGATTTCCGCTTTCCACCGCGCGACGAGGCCTTGCGCGCCGACCTCGAAGCCGAGCTCGAACGCGACGGCGCAGCCGCCCTGTACGCCCGGCTGCGGTCGCTCGATCCGGCGACGGCGGAGCGGGTCGATCCCCGCAATGCCCGTCGCCTCATCCGGGCGCTCGAGGTGCTGGGCCAGGGGGCGCACACGCACGGCGCGGTGCTCCCCGCGGCACCGGCGCTGTGGCATGAGTCCACGACCCTTCTCGGCGTCGATGTGCCGCGCACGGACCTCGTCGAGCGTCTCGACCGCCGGGTCGAGGGGATGTGGACGGCGGGGCTCCTGGACGAGGTGGCGGGGCTGCGCGAGCGGGGCCTGGAGCGCGGAGCCACGGCATCCCGCGCGATCGGGTACGCCCAGGCGCTCGCACAGCTGACCGGGTCGCTCGACGAGGGTGAGGCGATCGCGCAGACGCAGGCACTCACGCGCCGTTACGCGCGCCGCCAGGTCTCGTGGTTCCGTCGCTACGACGACCTGCGCTGGGTCGCCCCCGACGTCGACGCCGGGGCACTGGTCGACGCGGCGGTGTGATCCGCGCGTGTTCGATGCGGCAGGCACCGCGAGAGGGCGCGACCGTAGACTGAGCGCATGGCACAGACGGTCGCGTTCACGAAGGGGCACGGTACGGGCAACGACTTCGTGATCGTCGCCGACCCCGAGGGGTCCCTCGCCCTGTCCGACGATCAGGTCGCGGCGCTGTGCGATCGCAGATTCGGCATCGGCGCCGACGGCATCCTGCGCGTCGTGCGCTCCGCGGCGATCGCGGAGGGGGCCGCGACGAGCGACGCGGAGTGGTTCATGGACTACCGCAATGCCGACGGCTCCGCCGCCGAGATGTGCGGCAACGGCACCCGCGTGTTCGCGAAGTACCTCGTCGACACGGGCCTCGCGACGATCGACGACGCGCCGCTGCGCATCGGCACCCGCGCCGGCGTCAAGACGCTCACCCGCAGCGAACTCGGGTTCGAAGTCGACCTCGGGCCGTTCACGATCGACGAATCGGATGTGGTGATCCGTGCGCGCGGACTGGACGTGCCCCGGCCCGGTGTCGGCATCGACGTCGGAAACCCGCACGTCGTCGTGGCGCTCGGATCCACCGCAGAGCTCGACGAGCTCGACCTCACGGCGCAGCCGGTGCTGACCCCGGCGCCCCCGCACGGGGCGAACGTCGAGTTCGTCGTGCCCGCCGACCCGCTCGTGCGCGGCGGCGTCGGCGCGATCCGGATGCGTGTGTTCGAGCGGGGCGTCGGCGAGACCCTGTCGTGCGGCACCGGTGTGGCGGCTTCCGCACTCGCGGTGCGCCACTGGGCGGGGCCGGCGGCTCCGGACGCCTGGACCGTCGATGTGCCCGGCGGCACCCTCGGCGTCCGCGTGGTCCCGCATGCGGACGGACCGCACGTGCTGCTCTCGGGGCCGGCCGCCCTCGTGTTCTCGGGCGAGGTCGCGCTGGCCTGACGCGGCATCCGGGGCCTGCCGCCGCGGCGACTCAGTCTCCGAGGCCGGCCAGCAGCTCCGCGGGCGGAACGAAGTAGACGCCGCCGGTGAGCGCCGTCGAGGCATCCAGCAGCCGATCGTGCTTTCCGGGCGGATCGCCGATGAACATGCGCTCGAGCATCTTCTCGATGACCCACAGCCGTCGCGTGTAGCCGATGAAGTACGTGCCGAACTCTCCGCGTCCGGGTGAACCGAACGGCATGTTGTCGCGCAGGATGTCGTGCTCGACCCCGTCGTCGTCGACGATCGTGGCGAGCGTCTTGTGCGCCTTCTGGTCGGGCGCGGCCGCGTCGTCGAGTTCGACATTGTCGCTCTTGGTGCGCCCGATCACCGCTTCCTGCTGCTCGGCGGTGAGCGCCGTCCAGGCATCCATCCGATGCACGTACTTCTGCACGACCAGGTAGCTGCCGCCTTCTGCGGCGGGGTCTTCCGTGCCGACGATGGTGGATGCCGGGAGCGCGGCACCCACCGGGTTCGCCGTTCCGTCGACGAAGCCCAGGAGGTCGCGGGCGTCGAAGTAGCGGAAGCCGATCGTCTCGTCGACGACGCGCACGCTGTCGCCGAAGCGGTCGAGGAGTTGGCGCTCCAACTCGAAGCACAGGTCTCGCCGATTCGCGCGGAGGTGGAGCTGCACGTCGCCCTCGGTCGCCGGCGCCGTGTGCACCGCGCCGCGCACGTCGCGGAAGGGGTGCAGCTCGGCGGGGCGAGGAGCGCCGGTGACGGCATCCCACATGTCGCTTCCGATCCCCACGGTGCACGCGAGGGCGGCGGACAGGTCGCGGAAGGCGACGTTCTTCGTGATGTCCTCGACGCTGGAGAGCACGTCTCGGACGGTCGCGACGGCGTTTTGGGCGTCGGTCAGGGCGAGAGTGAGGAGCACAGCCGACGACGTCAGCGGGGCATCCACACGCTGCGGTTCGATCGGCACGCGGCGCTGGGCCGACCCGGCGTCACTCACCGATGATCTCGATGGGGCTCGTCGCGGGGCTGCCGTGGCGACGCACCTTGAGCACGCGGAACCCGCGGCCGGTCGCGGCCCGGGTCACGGTGTAGCCCGGGTGGAACGTCGCCGCCAGCCACCGCTGCAGCGAATCCGAACCGAGGTTGCGCTGGACGACGAGCCACGCATCGCTGCGCTCGTCGAGCCGCGGCAGCCACCGCTCCAGCAGGCCGTGCAGTTCGTTCTTGCCCACACGGATGGGTGGATTCGACCGGATCGATCGGAACGTCACGTCGCCCGGCACCTCATCCGGCAGGACCGCGGTGATGTTGTCGAGCCCCCATTCGGCGGCGTTGCGGCGCACCAGGTCGAGGGCGCGTTCGTTGACGTCCACCGCCCAGATCTGCGCGTGCGGCGCGGCGACGGCGAGGCTCAGCGCGATCGGACCCCAGCCGCACCCGAGATCGAGCAGGTGCCCTCCGGGTGGGGGAGGCGGGGTGCTGGCGAGGAGCACTCCGGTGCCACCGTCGACGTGATCGGGACTGAAGACCCCGCCAGCGGTGGTGACTTCGCCGGTGCGGCCCGAGAGGGTGACGCGGATGCGGCGGAGGTGCTCGGCGCTGGACGGAGACGCACTGAAGTAGTGGTCGCTCCCCATCCTGCGAGCGTACCCGAGCCGCACCCGCTCTCGTGCCGCTAAACTACAAGGCTCAGCACGAGAAGGAACGAATGACAGACACCACCGGCCTCACCGGCAGCAACGGCCCCGTGGACACCGACGTCCCCGAGCACACGGCGCTCGGCGCCGACCCGATCGATCCGGTCGACCGGGTTCTCGCCCGCGCCGAATCCCGGTCGGGGGTGCGGGTGTTCGGCGCCGCACAGGCGCTGCAGGATGCCGACACCGTCTCGTACGGCGACACCGACGGAGATCAGTGGGATCGAGAGGAGCGCGCGGCGTTGCGCCGTGTGCCGGGGCTTTCCACCGAACTCGAGGACGTCACCGAGGTCGAGTACCGGCAGCTGCGCCTCGAGAACGTCGTCCTCGTCGGCGTCTATCCGCAGGGCTCGCACGAGGATGCCGAGAATTCGCTGCGCGAACTCGCCGCGCTCGCCGAGACGGCCGGAGCGGTCGTTCTCGACGGTGTCCTCCAGCGCCGCCCGCATCCCGATCCCGCCACCTACATCGGCCGGGGCAAGGCCGCCGAGCTGCGGGACCTCGTCGCCGCGGTCGGAGCCGACACCGTGATCGCCGACACCGAGCTCGCGCCGAGCCAGCGGCGTGCGCTGGAGGACGTCGTGAAGGTCAAGGTCATCGACCGGACGACCGTCATCCTCGACATCTTCAGCCAGCACGCCAAGAGCCGCGAGGGCAAGGCGCAGGTCGAGCTCGCCCAACTCGAGTACCTGTTGCCGCGTCTGCGTGGCTGGGGTGACTCGATGAGCCGTCAGGCCGGTGGGCAGGTCGGCGCGGGAGGAGCGGGCATGGGCTCGCGCGGACCGGGTGAGACGAAGATCGAGCTCGACCGTCGTCGCATCCGCACGAAGATGGCGCAGCTGCGTCGTCAGCTGCGCGACTTCGCTCCCGCGCGCGAGGCCAAGCGCGCCGAGCGTCGCCGCCACACGATCCCCGCCGTCGCGATCGCCGGGTACACGAATGCCGGCAAGTCGAGCCTGCTGAATCGCCTGACCCGCGCCGGTGTGCTCGTCGAGAACGCCCTGTTCGCCACGCTCGACACCTCGGTGCGGCGCTCCGAGACATCCGACGGCCGCATCTACACGCTCACCGACACGGTCGGCTTCGTGCGGAACCTCCCGCACCAGCTGGTCGAGGCGTTCCGCTCGACCCTCGAAGAGGTCGGCGATGCGGATGTCATCGTGCACGTCGTCGACGGGTCGCACCCCGACCCGGCGGCGCAGCTCGCGACGGTCCGCGACGTCATCGGGGACGTCGGGGCGCGGGACCTCCCCGAGATCGTCGTGTTCAACAAGGCCGACCTCCTCGACGACGACACGCGCCTCGTGCTCCGGGGGCTCGCGCCGAACGCGCAGTTCGTCTCGTCGCGCACCGGAGAGGGCATCGACGAGCTCCGCGAGACGATCGAGCGGACCCTTCCGCTGCCCGCGGTCGAGATCCGCGCCGTCGTGCCGTACGACCGTGGCGACCTCGTCTCCGCGGTGCACGAGCACGGGATCATCCTCAGCCAGGAGCACGGAGCCGACGGAACGGTGCTCCACGCCCACGTCCCCGCCATCCTCGGCGGACGCCTCGCGCCGTACGCCGTCTGACGGGGCGGGCGGCGGTCGGCCCTCGCCGTGGCTCAGCCCAGCAGGGCGACGCCGAATCCGGCGACGACGGTGCGTACCTCGGCGAGGTACCGCTGGGCCTGATCGGTGAGGGGGATCGACGCGTGGTCGATCCATCCGATCTCGATGCGCTCGTCGACCTCGAGCGGGATCGCGACGATCTCGGGGTCGAGCTGGTCGCTGATGATGCCGGTCGAGATCGTGTAGCCGTTCAGACCGATCATGAGGTTGAAGATCGTCGCTCGGTCCGAGACGCGGATCTCCTGATCGCTCGACGAGGTGGAGAGGATCTCCTCGGCGAAGTAGAACGCGTTGTTGGCACCCTGATCGAAGGTGAGTCGGGGCAGTCCCTCGAGGTCGGCGAGGGTCGCACGCTCGCGGGCGGCCAGGGGGTTTTTCCGTGAGACGAAGATGTGCGGTTCGGCGACGAAGAGCGGATGGAAGGACAGGGCGTTGTCGCGGAGCAGTCGGTCGATGACCTTGCGGTTGAAGTCGTTGCGGTAGAGGATGCCGAGTTCGCTGCGGAGCGTGCGGACATCGTCGATGATGTCCCACGTGCGCGTCTCCCGCAGGGCGAACTCGTACTGCGCGGCGCCGCTGGCGCGGACCATCCGCACGAACGCATCGACCGCGAACGAGTAGTGCTGCGTGGAGATCCCGAGCAGGCGCCGCGACGGCGGTCGGCCCAGATACCGCTGCTCGAGCAGCTCGACCTGCTCGAGCACCTGCCGTGCATACCCGAGGAACTCCGCCCCGTCGGCGGTCAGACCGACGCCCCGCGCGGAGCGGGTGAGCAGAGTCCGGCCCACGCGCGACTCGAGCTCTTTCATCGCGGCCGACATGGTGGGCTGCGCGACGTACCGCAGATCGGCCGCGGCCGATATCGACCCCTCGGCGGCGACGTCGATGAAGTATCGCAGGTGCTGGAGCGTGAGTCCGCCGGATCCCTGAGCCATAGGCAGACACTATATGACGCCATAGTCCCGGCTGGTTACCCGATATCTCGATGGGGCCTGCACGATGGAAGAGGACTTTTTTGACCGAGGCCGCGCACGGCCTCCTGTTCACAGGACTGACCTCTCATGACGGACGACTTCTCGTTCAGCATCGCCACCACCCGCTTCGACGAGGACTACACGCCTGCCGAGAGCTCGCGGATCACGACGAACTTCGCCAACCTCGCCCGGGGCGAGCATCGCCAGCAGAACCTCCGGAACGCCCTGACGATGATCGACCGCAGGTTCAACGATCTCGCGCAATGGGACAACCCCGCGGGCGATCGCTACACGCTCGAGCTCGACATCGTCTCGGTGCAGTTGCAGTTCGCCGCGGACGGCGCTGATCAGCGGTTCCCCCTGCTCGAAGTTCTCGACGTCCACATCCTGGACCGAGAGACCGGAGCACGGACCCACGGGATCGTCGGGAACAACTTCTCGTCCTACGTGCGCGACTACGACTTCAGCGTGCTGCTGCCCGAGGCGGCGGCCCGCGCGAAGGAGAGCGGCGGGCCCGCCGTTCCAGAGGACTTCGGTGAGCTGCACGGGCGGCTCTTCCGAGGCTTCCTCGATTCGGACGCCTACCGCGAGCGGTTCGGGCAGCCGCCCGTGATCTGCATCAGCGTCTCGACGAGCAAGACGTATCGGCGCACCGACAACCACCACCCGATCCTCGGTGTCGAGTATCGCCAGGAGGCCTCGTCGTTGACCGACGAGTACTTCGGCAGGATGGGCCTGCAGGTGCGCTACTTCATGCCGCGCGGAAGTGTCGCCCCGCTCGCGTTCTACTTCTCGGGCGATCTGCTCACCGACTACACCGATCTGCAGCTCGCGGGCACGATCAGCGCGATGGAGAGCTTCCAGAAGATCTACCGACCCGAGATCTACAACGCCAACTCCGCAGCTCCGGCCGTGTACCGGCCGAGCCTGGAGGCGCAGGATTTCTCGCGCACGCAGATCGACTACGACCGCGTCGAGCGCAGCCAGCTCGCCCTGACACAGGGCCGGTACACCCAGGAGCACTTCATCGAGCCGCACCGCGACGTGCTCGAGCAGTGGGCCTTCGGCGTCGCGGCATCCGTCGCATGAGCGCCGAAGGATCGTCCCCGGTGCACGCCCTGCTGCCGACCACGACCGTCGGCAGCCTGCCGAAGCCGTCGTGGCTCGCGCAGCCCGAAGTGCTCTGGTCGCCGTGGAGCCTGCAGGGCGACACCCTGATCGAGGGAAAGCAGGACGCCCTTCGTATCGCCGTGCACGAGCAGACCCGCCGCGGCATCGACATCCTCAGCGACGGCGAGCAGACCCGCCAGCACTTCGTCACGACGTTCATCGAGAACCTGAGCGGCGTCGACTTCGACAAGCGCGAGACCGTCCGCATCCGCAACCGTTACGACGCGAGCGTGCCGACGGTCGTCGGCGAGGTGCGCCGGGAGCGTCCGGTGTTCGTCGACGACGCGACCTTCCTGCGTGCGAGCACGGATCGTCCGATCAAATGGGCCCTTCCCGGCCCGATGACGATGGTCGACACGCTCTACGATTCGCACTACAAGAGCCGCGAGAAGCTCGCGTGGGAGTTCGCGGGCATCCTCAACGAAGAGGCGAAGGCCCTCGAGGCCGCGGGCGTCGACATCATCCAGTTCGACGAGCCCTCGTTCAACGTCTTCTTCGACGAGGTCAAGGACTGGGGTGTCGCGGCCCTCGAGCGGGCTGCGGAGGGCCTGCGTGCCCAGACCGCCGTGCACATCTGCTACGGCTACGGAATCACCGCGAACACCGACTGGAAGGCGACACTCGGGTCGCAGTGGCGACAGTACGAGGAGTCGTTCCCGCTCCTGCAGCGCTCGTCCGTCGACATCGTGTCGTTGGAGTGCCAGAACTCGCACGTCCCGATGGACCTCATCGAGCTCATCCGCGGCAAGAAGGTCATGCTCGGGGCCATCGATGTGGCCAACGAGACGGTCGAGACGCCGGAGGAGGTCGCCGACACCTTGCGCCGCGCGCTCGCCTTCGTCGACGCCGACAAGCTCATCCCGAGCACCAACTGCGGCATGGCGCCGTTCCCTCGCGGCGTCGCTCTGCAGAAGCTGAGCGCGTTGAGCGCGGGGGCGGCGATCCTCCGCGACGAGCTCGGCTGATCGCCACACACACGGCGCGCCCTCGTCCCGACGAGCAGATCGGGGAGGGCGCGCCGTCGTTCAGTCCAGGGGCAGCGGCGGGATGCCCGGAGTGTCGAAACCGAACACGGCGCCGAGGAAGGCGACCTCTTTCTCGAGTGCGTCGACGATCGACTCGGCGCGGCGGAATCCGTGCCCTTCGCCGTCGTACAGCACGTAGGCGTGGGGCACGTGCCGCGTGGCGAGGGCATCGCGGATCGCTTCGGCCTGCGCGGGCGGCACGACGGCGTCGTCACTGCCCTGCAGGATGAGCATCGGGGCGCGCAGGCGGTCCGGATGGCTGAGCGGCGAGCGTTCGACGTAGAGCGCCTCGGCATCGGGCAGGGGCCCGATGAGCCCGTCGAGGTAGTGGGCCTCGAAATCGTGCGTGTCCTCCGCCAGCGCGCGTGCGTCACCGACGCCGTAGCGTGAGATGCCCGCGCGGAAGACGTCGGTGCGCACGAGCGCACCGAGCACCGTCCAGCCCCCGGCCGAGCCGCCTTCGATCGCCAGACGGTCCTCATCGGCTCGTCCGGCGGAGGCGAGACCCGATGCGGCAGCGGCGACGTCGTCGACGTCCACGATGCCCCACTGCCCGTCGAGGCGCTCGCGGTAGGCGCGCCCGTATCCGGTGGATCCGCCGTAGTTCACATCGAGGACTCCGATTCCGCGGCTCGTGAAGAACGCCGTCTTCGCATCGGCGATGCCGCCGACGTGCGCCGTGGGCCCGCCGTGGACGAAGACGACGTAGGGCGGCAGCTCGCCCTCGGGCGCGCGGACGTCGGGATGGGTCGGAGCGAAGTCATAGGCGTGCACCTCGCCGTGCGGTCCCGCGAAGGTCACCGGCCTTCCCACGGGCATCCAGTCGGCCTCCGGGGAGTCCGCACCGGCGACCCGGGCGACCTCGCCGTCGGCGGTCACGAGCCAGATGCCGGTGCCCTGCCGTCCCGCGCCGGAGACGAGGACGGCGCCGGGGCGGGCGTCGTCGATCGCGAGGCGCGACGACGCCGGCAGAGCGACCTGCGTGACCGTGCCGTCGGAGTCGACGATCACGAGAGCGTCGGTGCCGTTCGTGCGAATCGCGGCGAGGCGTCCTTCTCCGAGCAGGCCGTACCAGCGCTGCCCGAGCACCCACAGCCCGCCACCGGTGTCGGCGTCCGCCGGCGCGAGCGGGTGCAGCGTCGCCGATGGCCCGTCGTCGGCGCCGACCTCGACCGACCAGAGGTTCCATCGGCCTGTCGGCTCATCGATGACGACGAGCTCATCGTCCGTGCGCCACGTCGGCTGCAGGGCCGATGTCTCGCCGGAGGTGACGGCACGCGCGTCCGCGACGCGTCCGTTCTCGATCACGCCGACCCGGACCTCGGTGCGCTCCCACGGCATGTGCGGATGGTCCCACGCGACCCACGCGAGCCGCGTGCCGTCCGGGGAGAGGTCCGGCTGGGCGACGAAGTCGCTCCCCGAGACCAGTTCGGTCACCCGTGGCTCGGGGCCCTCGATCGCGATGCGCACGATCGCGCGATGGGGGATGCCGTCGGTGCCCCGCTCGAGGACGGCGAGCAGGGCACCGTGCCGCCGGCGCAGGCCGCCGTAGCGCGCCGCCGGATCCTCGGGCGTGAGTGCGCGGGGGACTCCGTCGGGGCCGAGGGCCCACACCCGCTGATCGGTCTTCTCGACGAACAGCAGGATGCCCGTCTCGGTCGCCGTCCACGCGCCGCCGCCGTACTCGTGCACCCGCGACCGTGCGCTCCACGGCGACGGCAGCACGGTGTCGACGGTGCCCGCGGCGGTGCGGCGGCGAACCGTCGTGCGGCCGCCCTCGGCGGGCAACGACTCGCCCCACCAGATCTCGTCGCCCACGAATGCCGCGCCCTCGAATCGGGGGGCGGCGGACGAGGCCCACTGCGCCGACAGCGGGGACGGCCAAGAACCGAAGGGATGCACCGAGACCATCACTCCACGCTATCCGTCGACGGCGCGTGTTCATCGCCTTTCGTGTCTGTCGCCATCCGATGCCCCGATCTCTCGGGTGCCCGGATGCCCCCTGCCTGGCCCTCAGCCCCGCTCGGTCGCGGAGTCGTCGCCGCGCTCGTCGGGGCGACGCTGCAAAAGTGCACTGAGCCACCAGGTGATCAGGAGCACGGCGAAGACCCCCGCCGCGTCGCCGAGGGTGAGCGGGCGCAGCAGAGCGAGCCAGACGATGGCGAGCACGAGAAGCATCACGCCGATCGCCGTCGGATGCCGGAAAAGCCAGGCGCCGAACGCTCCGGTGTCCAGACCCCGCAGCGCGAGTGCGCGCCGAGCCTCCGCGTTCAGCGCACCGAGGCTCATCCGCAATCGTGACGGTGTGCGCCCGCCGCTGCGCGACCACGCCAGCGCGGCCACGACGGCGCCGACGAACGCCGTGACGACGGCGGTGCGCGAGAGCGCCTCGGAGAGCAGCCCGTAGACGGCGCCGAGGCCGGCGGGGGAGAGGCCGGATCCGGACGCGGCGGTCGAGACGGCGGCCGAGCCGATCGCGATGCCGGCGACGAGCACGATTCCGCCCACCAGAAGCGCGACGCCGGCTCCGAGCAGCGCGGTCGTGCGCCGTCGTGCGAGCAGCACGCCGAGGACGAAGAGGCCGATCGTCGGGAACGGCAGCCACCACCCCGCGGCGACGACGAGGCCGTACCCCGAGCGCAGCAGCTGCAGGGACTGGCCGTCGCCGAGGACGATGACGTGATCGACCTGGGGGATGAGTCGCGCCACGCGGGCATCCCGGGCCTGCAGGCCCTGCCGCACCTGCGAGACGATCTCGCCCATCTGGATGCCGACACCGTCTTCGGTGCGGACGACGAGGCCGCCGCCATCGGAGGTCGCCGCCGTGACCAGCGCGCGATGGGTCGTGCGAAGCGTCGTCGCCCAGATCTCCGAGAACCGATCCGAGTCCACGACATCGGTGATCCCGCGCCGGACGATCCCCTCGAGCCCCGCGGCGGCGGGCTCTTTCAGAAGGTCGAGCGCCGACACGGCGCTCGCCGGCAGCCCGAGCGACGCCACCGCGTCGATGACGTCCGATGTGAGCGCGCCGAAGTCGGTCTGGGTGGTGATCGCGCGCATGGTCTCGTCGACGATCATCTGCCGAACGTCCGCGTCGGACGACAGGGGCGCGAGGGTCGCCACGAAGGCATCCTCATCGACCAGCTGCGCTCGCGCCCAGGCGCCGACGATCGACACCGGGACCAGGATCGCCGCGACGATCAGGCAGATCGCCGAAAGCCACGCGCGCCATGCGCCCACTCGCCGACGTACGGAAGGCGCGTCGCGTGGATCGGGCGCCGCGCGGTGTGCGTGCGGGCGACGCGGAGTGCGGGCAGTCACACCGACATTGTGTCGGACGGGCGCGGACAGCGCTCAGACGGCGCGCAGCACCGCCACCACCTTGCCCAGAACGACCGCCTCGTCGCCGAGGATCGGCTCGAACGCGCTGTTGCGCGGCAGCAGCCAGGTGTGGCCGTCGCGCTGACGGAACGTCTTCACCGTCGCCTCCCCGTCGAGCATCGCGGCGACGATCTCACCGTTGTCGGCGGTCGCCTGCGAGCGCACGACCACCCAGTCGCCGTCGCAGATGGCGGCGTCGATCATCGATTCCCCGCTCACCTTGAGCATGAACAGGTCTCCCTTGCCCACGAGCTGGCGGGGGAGCGGGAAGATCTCCTCGACCTGCTGGTCGGCGGTGATGGGAACGCCCGCCGCGATACGGCCGACCAGCGGCACGAGTGCCGCATCGCCGAGGGCCGGCGACAGGTCGGCCGGGTTCTCGGTCGCCGCGCCGGGCAGATCGATCAGGACCTCCATGGCGCGCGTCTTGCCGGCGTCGCGTCGCAGGTAGCCGCTCAGCTCGAGCTGGTTCAGCTGGTGCGTGACGCTGGAGAGCGACTTCAGCCCCACCGCGTCGCCGATCTCGCGCATGCTCGGCGGGTAGCCGTGCCGTGAGATCGACTGCTGGATCACGTCGAGGATCGCCAGCTGCTTCTCGCTCAGGCTCTTGCGCCGGCGTGTCTGCGGCTTCTCCATGGCGTTCTCCTCACGGATCGTCCGCCTCCGATGGATCTCTTCTTCGAATGTCGGAGGTCGGTGATGTGCTGTCGTCATCGAAACCGTATCCGGTCGGAACGGCGTCGGATGCCAGGCGTCCGCGTGTCGCTTTCGATTCGCCTCCGAGTTCGAGATCGCTTGACAGTCCGATACATCGAAGATATCTTCGGAACAGAACTTCTGACCTGATCCTCGCGTCGCGAGGTTCGGGCACGAAGATCCCGACATCCGAGGCACCGCCCTGAGGAGGGACCATGACCACCATCGACATGTCCGCACACCCCGCTCTGGCCACCCGCGTGCCCGCCACGCGGCTGCGTCTCACGACGCGCGGTCGTCGTGTCGTGGCGATGCTCGTCTCGGTCCCCGCCGCGATCGCTCTGAGCGTCGTGATCCTCTCCAGTGGCGGGGCGCTCGCGTCGAACGAGAACGGCGCACCTGCCGGTACGTTCTCCCACGTGACGGTCATGCCCGGCGACACGCTGTGGTCGATCGCGCAGGACGTCGCGCCGGGCGTCGACCCGCGCGACGTCGTGGACGAGATCGTGCGTCTGAACGCGTTGCCGTCCGGAGCCATCGAGGCCGGCGAGAGCATCGCCATCCCGCAGCAGTACGCTCCGGCGCGCTGA
This genomic interval carries:
- the miaA gene encoding tRNA (adenosine(37)-N6)-dimethylallyltransferase MiaA, which gives rise to MAPSQVRDPRRPGSGRLWAVVGATGTGKTDLSLRLAEAVISRGRGAEIVNADAMQLYRGMDIGTAKLPEAERRGIPHHLFDVLEVTDEAAVAAYQDAARAAITDVFDRGADAIVVGGSGLYVSSIVHDFRFPPRDEALRADLEAELERDGAAALYARLRSLDPATAERVDPRNARRLIRALEVLGQGAHTHGAVLPAAPALWHESTTLLGVDVPRTDLVERLDRRVEGMWTAGLLDEVAGLRERGLERGATASRAIGYAQALAQLTGSLDEGEAIAQTQALTRRYARRQVSWFRRYDDLRWVAPDVDAGALVDAAV
- a CDS encoding Dyp-type peroxidase — encoded protein: MSDAGSAQRRVPIEPQRVDAPLTSSAVLLTLALTDAQNAVATVRDVLSSVEDITKNVAFRDLSAALACTVGIGSDMWDAVTGAPRPAELHPFRDVRGAVHTAPATEGDVQLHLRANRRDLCFELERQLLDRFGDSVRVVDETIGFRYFDARDLLGFVDGTANPVGAALPASTIVGTEDPAAEGGSYLVVQKYVHRMDAWTALTAEQQEAVIGRTKSDNVELDDAAAPDQKAHKTLATIVDDDGVEHDILRDNMPFGSPGRGEFGTYFIGYTRRLWVIEKMLERMFIGDPPGKHDRLLDASTALTGGVYFVPPAELLAGLGD
- the dapF gene encoding diaminopimelate epimerase, producing MAQTVAFTKGHGTGNDFVIVADPEGSLALSDDQVAALCDRRFGIGADGILRVVRSAAIAEGAATSDAEWFMDYRNADGSAAEMCGNGTRVFAKYLVDTGLATIDDAPLRIGTRAGVKTLTRSELGFEVDLGPFTIDESDVVIRARGLDVPRPGVGIDVGNPHVVVALGSTAELDELDLTAQPVLTPAPPHGANVEFVVPADPLVRGGVGAIRMRVFERGVGETLSCGTGVAASALAVRHWAGPAAPDAWTVDVPGGTLGVRVVPHADGPHVLLSGPAALVFSGEVALA
- the miaB gene encoding tRNA (N6-isopentenyl adenosine(37)-C2)-methylthiotransferase MiaB; amino-acid sequence: MTSPSATPTLIAPSDAAVAADGRVRTYEVRTFGCQMNVHDSERLSGSLESAGYVRAAAGDEADVVVINTCAVRDNAAGKLYGTLGHLKSRKDKHEGMQIAVGGCMAQMDKDAVQAKAPWVDVVFGTHNMGSLPSLLERARHNGDAELEILESLEVFPSTLPTKRDSVYSGWVSISVGCNNTCTFCIVPHLRGKEKDRRPGDILNEIRLLVDDGAIEVTLLGQNVNSYGVEFGDRQAFGKLLRAAGEIPGLERIRFTSPHPAAFTDDVIDAMADTAQVMPQLHMPLQSGSDRILKAMRRSYRGDRFLGILDRVRDRIPHAAISTDIIVGFPGETDADFDDTMRVVEQARFASAFTFQYSIREGTPASTMPDQVPKDVVQERYERLVALQDRISLEENQKLVGRELQVLVSTGEGKKDAETHRLTGRAEDNRLVHFELPAGSEMPRPGDVVTVSVTHAAPFHLLADSVDGAALRVRRTRAGDAWDRTQAESCGVPSVPPADGAARSVGLGIPTLRLNA
- a CDS encoding class I SAM-dependent methyltransferase, whose product is MGSDHYFSASPSSAEHLRRIRVTLSGRTGEVTTAGGVFSPDHVDGGTGVLLASTPPPPPGGHLLDLGCGWGPIALSLAVAAPHAQIWAVDVNERALDLVRRNAAEWGLDNITAVLPDEVPGDVTFRSIRSNPPIRVGKNELHGLLERWLPRLDERSDAWLVVQRNLGSDSLQRWLAATFHPGYTVTRAATGRGFRVLKVRRHGSPATSPIEIIGE